The genome window CTGGATTGGCTGCATTTCAATGGAGAAGCTGTCAAAAACAGCCGGTGCTGATGCTACGCGGGAGAAGGTAGCTTTTACATTTAGCCTCATTTAATGTACAAAAAGAGCTAAAGCTGTCCGCCACCTTTTATAGTGGCCATAAAGGTAGCTATACAGCTGCCTAGCAGCAGTTGCTACAACTCAGTCCAGCTGATGTTGCAGACCTAAAAAGTGTTCTGACGTTTCAGCTTAATGCGTTATATTTGATTTAAGGAGGAGAAAATCATGTTGGTGCATAATATTTAAGGGCTTAGCTCATATTTATTTCCCTTTCTGTACTTCATATTTAGGTTATTACTCCATTACTCAAATATGTTggatgcttttcaacatttatcCCTGTTTCCGTGCAGGAGCTCTGTGCACCCCCAGCACCCAGTGGAGTAGTATCTGACAACCTGTCACTCCCATCTTATAAAGAGTATCCAGCCCATCGTCCCTTCATCAACACACTTGTGCATCACACAccccaaacacaaacacatcagttTAATCGCCCATCATCACCCAGCAAAGCATTCCCAGAGACCAGCAGTGCAGGTAACTTCAACttatacatctgtgtgtgtgtgtgtgtgtgtgtgtgtgtgtgtgttttccctttGCAAAGTTTCCATTCAGGCATTGTAGTGTTTCAGAGCTCCATGGTTACAGCATGTGCAACATGATGCCACACGACTTGAATGTCTCAGTTGCACGGACATCTATTCATTCTTTCACATCCTCTTTGTCGTCCCATCCTATCCTCCCATTCTTCCATCCAAACCTAAAAATCATATCGTATTGCACCATGACTATAATCATGCCCTAAGTATGTTCAGTATATCCCTGTATGCATCACATTCTTGTTTCTAATAATCTATCAAACGCATAATCCCTGTGTCTGTGCACATGTAGCAATCCTATCTGCCTTGAGGAACCTCCAGGACAAGATCAGGAGGTTGGAGTTGGAGAAGGGGCACGCAGAGCTCAGTCTGCACACAATGGGGAAAGATGCATCACGCACACATCTGCAGAGCGATAAAGTCACACAGAGACTCTTCAAGGATTACAcagaagaaagagacagagagagcggCCAGTCCAACTGCAATCAAGGTGAGTGTATGAATAAGATGCTATAACTTATTTATGTTTCCCTTTTATGTCTTATATCTCATGGTGTCCCATTGTTCTTCTCCACAGTGTTGATTACCCATCTGGCTGCTGCAGAGTCTCGCTGCGTGAAGCTGGAGCGACAGCTGGATCACATGAGGAGGATGCTGCGCAGTGCCAAGTCAGACAGGACCAGCCTGCTCAAACAGCAGGTTAACCCGGCGTTCCTTAGTGTCATAGGCTGTGATATAAGACTCTTTGATTCAACGTTATTAAAGCTTTTTTAAATACTACAcaaaaatataatgtttatCGTAAAAGCCTATCATATGTGAGTGAGCAGATTTGTAGAACTGGATTGATTGTTCTCCATGCTCTCAGGTTTCCACTGATACAGCCAAGTCAGCTGATCAACAGTCTGACACAGTGTCTGAGCATGCCCAGTTGGAGAAGCTGGAACGACTGGAGCAGGAGTATCTTAGGCTGACACGCACACAAAACAACGCTGAGGtacagacaaagacacagagaaatTTTAAAGTAGTTACTGATGTTAACTACCCAGGGGCCTTGGTTCAAATGGTACATTTCTGTGCAGACCAAATTACACTAATTCTTTGctctgcaaacaaaacaaacaaaacatcaagtAGTGAAGCTTGGCCCTGTGACCAAAAGCACTGTGGTTCCCAATCTGGGGGTAAGGATCATCTTGAGGGGgtcaaatattaataaaaggggcaagaaaacatattttaaaacatatttatttgacaaaaaaaatccttaatttttgttgttgttgttgttgtgaaacACTTTTACCTCTGTGGGCCCCAGTTTGAGAGGGAAAAGAAATCGCAATTAAGCAGACACTGATTAGTTCAAAAAGGTCACAAACCAAATCGTGTAGGCTGAAAACCTCTGATCTAGTTTGGTTCCTCAGATCAGTTCAAAAGTCACAAGTCTGGGTGTTATCGTAGACATTGATTTGAACTTAAAATTATGCATCAATAGAGTGACTGAAACATCATTCTGTCCACTCAGACATATTTTCAGGGTATGGTCTCACTTAACCAGAATGATGCTGATAAGACAATTGATGTTTTATCTCAAGGGGGCAGAGACAAGAGGGAAAATCATTCTATTTTCTTATTATTACCATCACAAAAATGATGATTGCGTGTATCTGAATGTGTCAGATGAAGATTCGGGAGCTGGAGATGAaactgcaggaggaggagcaccAGAGGAAGCTGGTCCAGGATAAAGCTAATCAGGTAACAAGGCTTTGATGTGTATTTCTCCTTAGCTCCCATTACCACTATTGCAAGCCTGTAATATTTCCTATATTTGAAAGGAAGCTCAGTCTACTGTTTGAAATTTGTTTgtcttattgtgtgtgtgtgtgtgtgtgtgtgtgtttctt of Epinephelus lanceolatus isolate andai-2023 chromosome 4, ASM4190304v1, whole genome shotgun sequence contains these proteins:
- the cep57 gene encoding centrosomal protein of 57 kDa; the protein is MEKLSKTAGADATREKELCAPPAPSGVVSDNLSLPSYKEYPAHRPFINTLVHHTPQTQTHQFNRPSSPSKAFPETSSAAILSALRNLQDKIRRLELEKGHAELSLHTMGKDASRTHLQSDKVTQRLFKDYTEERDRESGQSNCNQVLITHLAAAESRCVKLERQLDHMRRMLRSAKSDRTSLLKQQVSTDTAKSADQQSDTVSEHAQLEKLERLEQEYLRLTRTQNNAEMKIRELEMKLQEEEHQRKLVQDKANQLQTGLETNRILLQSVSPCLSSRQSKERKYSSKKPSPQQPSYTQPHYRLSLRDVPFVAGTSVGCSHSVRANVQSVLSLLKRHQPHLCNSRVLSTKANSYESGSPRHSDSSSSSSTTSGEELSELLQALQEELRLMSLEQDELMRQVEASVSDQERKELQREQERLLLKMERKGEQISKLYKHKTQIKKLRKEANSRPNSRNEVRVTTTVSTRGRSAGAVRVQPGERSKKNLRLLRDMRALQTSLRT